The following proteins are encoded in a genomic region of Ornithodoros turicata isolate Travis chromosome 6, ASM3712646v1, whole genome shotgun sequence:
- the LOC135399315 gene encoding nuclear receptor-binding protein-like isoform X2, with the protein MTDNKDGKGTKESNEQRGSGDDSEDECEILEESPCGRWLKRREEVQQRDIPGIDAAYLAMDTDEGVEVVWNEVKFSERKNFKAKEEKIREVFDSLAQLEHPNIVKIHKYWMDKDSEKPRVIFITEYMSSGSLKQFLKKTKRNVIKLPLQAWKRWCNQILSALSYLHSCSPPILHGNMTCDTIFIQHNGLIKIGSVAPDAINHHVKTFRENIKNVHFIAPEYGISMVTPAADIYSFGMCALEMAALEIPGNGDSGTQITEDVVNKTIESLENIQQKDFIRKCLKKNPQERPTARELLFHPVIFEVHALQVLAAHVIVKSASYHPDQLTDEAVLSRYSQADIIAEITHKDDRPGVKIRKNEVPKLELEKLLEDVRNGIYPLTAFVMSHQPIVRPRATSPEVSESVQSASPEQFDAETRRIINMMCNIKQQEESQSFVMTLLLRMDDKMNRQLTCELSLKDTPTVLAMELVHFGFINKEDQNMVEVLIQDTLSRSHIPNVALSPSSPVSVGAA; encoded by the exons ATGACCGACAACAAGGACGGTAAAGGTACGAAAGAGTCGAATGAACAACGAGGTAGCGGTGACGACTCCGAAGACGAATGTGAAATTTTAGAAGAAAGTCCATGTGGCCGATGGCTTAAGAGGCGTGAAGAG GTGCAGCAACGCGACATACCCGGAATTGATGCAGCGTATCTTGCGATGGACACTGATGAAGGTGTGGAAGTTGTGTGGAATGAAGTGAAGTTTTCCGAACGGAAAAATTTCAAGGCTAAAGAG GAAAAAATCCGTGAGGTCTTTGACAGCCTCGCTCAGCTAGAACACCCAAACATAGTAAAAATTCACAAGTACTGGATGGACAAGGACTCAGAAAAACCGAGAGTGATCTTCATCACCGAGTACATGTCTAGTGGCTCTTTGAAGCAGTTCCTCAAGAAAACCAAAAGGAACGTCATCAAACTGCCCCTACAG GCATGGAAGAGGTGGTGCAACCAGATTCTGTCAGCTTTAAG CTATCTGCACTCTTGTTCCCCTCCAATCTTGCATGGAAATATGACATGCGATACGATATTCATCCAGCATAATGGCCTTATCAAGATAGGTTCTG TGGCACCTGACGCTATCAACCACCACGTGAAAACTTTTCGGGAGAACATAAAGAATGTCCACTTCATTGCCCCCGAATACGGAA TCTCCATGGTTACCCCCGCAGCTGACATCTATTCCTTTGGAATGTGCGCTCTGGAA ATGGCAGCTTTGGAAATTCCTGGTAATGGTGATTCTGGAACACAGATCACAGAAGATGTAGTGAACAAGACAATAGAGTCCTTGGAAAATATACAACAGAAG GACTTCATTCGGAAGTGCTTGAAGAAAAACCCTCAGGAACGGCCGACAGCGCGGGAACTGCTGTTTCACCCAGTCATTTTTGAAGTACATGCACTCCAAGTGCTTGCAGCACACGTCATCGTCAAGAGTGCAT CATACCACCCAGATCAGCTCACGGATGAAGCTGTGCTGTCTCGCTACAGTCAAGCGGACATTATAGCGGAGATAACGCATAAAGATGACAGGCCAGGTGTCAAGATACGCAAGAATGAAGTGCCTAAGTTGGAACTTGAGAAGCTGCTCGAGGACGTCAG GAATGGAATATATCCCCTCACTGCATTCGTGATGTCGCATCAACCCATAGTACGGCCACGTGCCACGTCTCCCGAGGTTTCCGAATCGGTGCAGTCGGCTTCGCCGGAGCAGTTTGATGCGGAGACGCGCCGTATCATCAACATGATGTGCAACATCAAGCAGCAAGAGGAGTCGCAGAGTTTTGTG aTGACATTGCTACTTCGGATGGATGATAAAATGAACAGGCAGCTAACGTGTGAACTTTCGTTAAAAGACACACCAACAGTACTAGCCATGGAGCTGGTTCATTTTGGCTTCATCAACAAG GAGGATCAGAACATGGTCGAAGTGCTCATCCAGGATACGCTAAGCAGAAGTCACATTCCAAATGTCGCACTCTCACCCAGCTCCCCTGTGTCCGTAGGAGCGGCGTGA
- the LOC135399315 gene encoding nuclear receptor-binding protein-like isoform X1 → MTDNKDGKGTKESNEQRGSGDDSEDECEILEESPCGRWLKRREEVQQRDIPGIDAAYLAMDTDEGVEVVWNEVKFSERKNFKAKEEKIREVFDSLAQLEHPNIVKIHKYWMDKDSEKPRVIFITEYMSSGSLKQFLKKTKRNVIKLPLQAWKRWCNQILSALSYLHSCSPPILHGNMTCDTIFIQHNGLIKIGSVAPDAINHHVKTFRENIKNVHFIAPEYGSKSFSMVTPAADIYSFGMCALEMAALEIPGNGDSGTQITEDVVNKTIESLENIQQKDFIRKCLKKNPQERPTARELLFHPVIFEVHALQVLAAHVIVKSASYHPDQLTDEAVLSRYSQADIIAEITHKDDRPGVKIRKNEVPKLELEKLLEDVRNGIYPLTAFVMSHQPIVRPRATSPEVSESVQSASPEQFDAETRRIINMMCNIKQQEESQSFVMTLLLRMDDKMNRQLTCELSLKDTPTVLAMELVHFGFINKEDQNMVEVLIQDTLSRSHIPNVALSPSSPVSVGAA, encoded by the exons ATGACCGACAACAAGGACGGTAAAGGTACGAAAGAGTCGAATGAACAACGAGGTAGCGGTGACGACTCCGAAGACGAATGTGAAATTTTAGAAGAAAGTCCATGTGGCCGATGGCTTAAGAGGCGTGAAGAG GTGCAGCAACGCGACATACCCGGAATTGATGCAGCGTATCTTGCGATGGACACTGATGAAGGTGTGGAAGTTGTGTGGAATGAAGTGAAGTTTTCCGAACGGAAAAATTTCAAGGCTAAAGAG GAAAAAATCCGTGAGGTCTTTGACAGCCTCGCTCAGCTAGAACACCCAAACATAGTAAAAATTCACAAGTACTGGATGGACAAGGACTCAGAAAAACCGAGAGTGATCTTCATCACCGAGTACATGTCTAGTGGCTCTTTGAAGCAGTTCCTCAAGAAAACCAAAAGGAACGTCATCAAACTGCCCCTACAG GCATGGAAGAGGTGGTGCAACCAGATTCTGTCAGCTTTAAG CTATCTGCACTCTTGTTCCCCTCCAATCTTGCATGGAAATATGACATGCGATACGATATTCATCCAGCATAATGGCCTTATCAAGATAGGTTCTG TGGCACCTGACGCTATCAACCACCACGTGAAAACTTTTCGGGAGAACATAAAGAATGTCCACTTCATTGCCCCCGAATACGGAAGTAAGTCAT TCTCCATGGTTACCCCCGCAGCTGACATCTATTCCTTTGGAATGTGCGCTCTGGAA ATGGCAGCTTTGGAAATTCCTGGTAATGGTGATTCTGGAACACAGATCACAGAAGATGTAGTGAACAAGACAATAGAGTCCTTGGAAAATATACAACAGAAG GACTTCATTCGGAAGTGCTTGAAGAAAAACCCTCAGGAACGGCCGACAGCGCGGGAACTGCTGTTTCACCCAGTCATTTTTGAAGTACATGCACTCCAAGTGCTTGCAGCACACGTCATCGTCAAGAGTGCAT CATACCACCCAGATCAGCTCACGGATGAAGCTGTGCTGTCTCGCTACAGTCAAGCGGACATTATAGCGGAGATAACGCATAAAGATGACAGGCCAGGTGTCAAGATACGCAAGAATGAAGTGCCTAAGTTGGAACTTGAGAAGCTGCTCGAGGACGTCAG GAATGGAATATATCCCCTCACTGCATTCGTGATGTCGCATCAACCCATAGTACGGCCACGTGCCACGTCTCCCGAGGTTTCCGAATCGGTGCAGTCGGCTTCGCCGGAGCAGTTTGATGCGGAGACGCGCCGTATCATCAACATGATGTGCAACATCAAGCAGCAAGAGGAGTCGCAGAGTTTTGTG aTGACATTGCTACTTCGGATGGATGATAAAATGAACAGGCAGCTAACGTGTGAACTTTCGTTAAAAGACACACCAACAGTACTAGCCATGGAGCTGGTTCATTTTGGCTTCATCAACAAG GAGGATCAGAACATGGTCGAAGTGCTCATCCAGGATACGCTAAGCAGAAGTCACATTCCAAATGTCGCACTCTCACCCAGCTCCCCTGTGTCCGTAGGAGCGGCGTGA